In Ascaphus truei isolate aAscTru1 chromosome 7, aAscTru1.hap1, whole genome shotgun sequence, one genomic interval encodes:
- the KCNJ3 gene encoding G protein-activated inward rectifier potassium channel 1 isoform X3 — translation MSALRRKFGDDYQVVTTSSSGSGYNQASPKKKRQRFVEKNGRCNVQHGNLGSESSRYLTDLFTTLVDLKWRWNLFIFILTYTVAWLFMALMWWVIAYIRGDLNKAHDENYTPCVANVYNFPSAFLFFIETEATIGYGFRYITDKCPEGIILFLFQSILGSIVDAFLIGCMFIKMSQPKKRAETLMFSEHSVISMRDGRLTLMFRVGNLRNSHMVSAQIRCKLLKE, via the coding sequence ATGTCGGCTCTCCGAAGGAAATTTGGGGACGATTATCAGGTAGTGACCACTTCATCCAGTGGGTCCGGGTATAACCAAGCTTCTCCCAAAAAGAAAAGGCAGAGGTTCGTGGAGAAGAACGGCCGGTGTAATGTCCAGCATGGCAACCTGGGGAGCGAGAGCAGCAGATATCTCACTGATTTATTTACCACCCTTGTAGATCTGAAATGGCGTTGGAACCTATTTATTTTCATCCTGACTTATACCGTAGCGTGGCTCTTTATGGCATTAATGTGGTGGGTAATTGCCTACATAAGAGGGGACCTGAATAAAGCACACGATGAAAATTACACACCTTGCGTGGCCAATGTCTACAACTTTCCATCAGCTTTTCTCTTCTTCATTGAGACAGAAGCCACCATCGGTTATGGGTTCAGGTACATCACTGACAAGTGCCCTGAAGGGATAATCCTCTTCCTCTTCCAGTCCATCCTAGGCTCCATAGTAGATGCCTTTTTGATCGGCTGTATGTTTATTAAGATGTCTCAACCCAAGAAGAGAGCTGAGACTCTGATGTTCAGCGAGCATTCTGTGATCTCTATGAGAGATGGCAGACTCACTCTGATGTTCAGGGTGGGCAACCTTCGCAACAGCCATATGGTCTCTGCTCAGATCCGTTGTAAATTGCTCAAA